In the Thermodesulfobacteriota bacterium genome, CTGGCGGGCGAGTTTCTGGGTGGGCTGTCCCTCCTGGGACCCCAGCCCCGGGTTCTTTCGCTGCGGGCCGAGACCGCGGTCACCTGCCTGGTGCTGAGCCGCGAGCGGTTCAGCCGCATCCTGGCCCAGATGCCGGCCATCCTGCCTCAGATCCTGAAGGCGGTGGTCGAAGGCATCCGGAACTGGGAGGAGCGTCTCCTGGTCGATGCGGCCTGTGACTGCAGCCGTTGCCGCCAGCTCCTGGGGGTCAGCCTGCTGTGAGCCAGACGCCGGCGGAAAGGCGGCCCGGCCCCGGGCCAGCCGAGGCGGCGGCCCGGCCCCGGGCCAGTTTCTGCCTGGCGAATCGCCTGTCCGAGCTGTCTGTCCTGGCCCGGCAGCTGGAGGCCTTTGGCCGGGCCGGCGGCCTGTCCCGCCGCCTGGTCCTGGAGATCAATCTCGCCCTGGAGGAGCTGTTCACCAACATCGTCTCCCACGGGTTCACGGACCAGACCGAGCACTTCGTTCACTTCGACCTGACCTGCGACGAGGAGCGGGTCATCATCCGGGTGGAGGACGACGCCCCCTTTTTCGACCCGCTGGCCGCCTGCAGCCCTGACCTTTGCTGTTCCCTGGAACAGCGCCCCGTAGGCGGTCTGGGGGTCCACCTCATCCGCTGTTTCATGAACGGCCTCGTCTACGAGCGGCGGGGAGAGCGCAACATCCTGATGCTGGAAAAACGGCGGCCGGCCCCTGGCCGGCCGGAAGGAGCTCGCCATGGAGATCATTGAGGAGCGCCAGGAGGCCACCCACATCTTCCACCTCCACGGCCGACTGGACTCCCACACCGCGTCGCAGCTGGAGGACCGGCTCCAGGGCTCATTGCACGGTCAGACCCGGTCGCTGATCATCGACTGCAGCGATCTGGAATATGTCTCCAGCGCCGGCCTGCGGGTGATCCTCAAAGCCACCAAGGAGATGCAGCGCCAGGAGGGCCGCCTCATCCTCTGCGCCATGCAGGATTATGTGCGGGAGGTCTTCGATGTCTCCGGCTTTTCCACCTTCATTCCCATCGTCCCCGGGGTGACGGAGGCGCTCAGGACCCTGTGACCGGAAACGACGACCGCCGGAACAGCTCCCGGCAGCCGGCCAGGCTGCCGATCATGTATGCCCGCCACCAGGAGCATCCGTACTGCTTCTACGGCGGCTTTCTGGGCAATACCAGCTCCGGCGGTCTCTATTTCGAGTCCCGCTATCCCCTGGGACCCGGCGACAGCATTGCCTTGCACGAGGCCCCCGACGGTCCCGGGAAGGAGCGGGACTTCCTTCTCGCCCCCTGTGCAGCGGAGGTCTGCTGGTGCCAGGACCTGTCCGGTCCGGCGGGGCCCCGCTACGGGATCGGGGTCCGTTTTCAGGAGCCGGCAGCCGCTGCCGACTGGGCGGCCCAGATCCTGGACCTGGCGCCAGGCGGACAGAAGTCGTGACCGCCGATGCCCTCTTGACCGCCCTGGCCAAGGCCAAGGAAGAGGCGGAGGCCCGGGCCCGGGAGCTGGCCATCATCAACCGCTTCGCCCAGGCCATCGGCTCCACCCTGGATCTGGACGCCATTCTCCAGACCATCTGCCGGGAGATGGTCTCGATCTTCGAGGCCCGCAACACCGGCATCGGCCTTTTGAGCCCGGAAGGGCAGGCGCTCACCCTGGTGGCCTTCCACGCCGCCAGCCCCCAGGAGAGCGATGTCACCGGTCTGACCATTCCTCTGGCCGGCTACCCTGCCACCCAGTACGTTATCCGCACCGGGCGGCCCATCGTGGTGCCGGATGTCCAGCACAACCCCCTCACCGCCTCGTTTCACGCGGTGCTCAGCGCCCGGGGCACCACCTGCCTCATGATCGTGCCGCTCATGGCCCGGGGTGAGGTGATCGGCACCATCGGCATCCCCACCTCGGACCCGGTGCGGATCTTCACCCCCCAGGAGGTGTCCCTGGCCCAGACGATCGCCGGCCAGATCGCCGGTGCCATCGCCAATGCCCGGCTCCATGCCGCCAGCGAGCGGGCCCGGCAGGTGGCCGAGCGGGATCTGGAGATCGGCCGCCAGATCCAGACCGGCTTCTTCCCGGAGACCCTGCCCCGGGCCCCGGGCTGGGAGATCGGCGCCTTCTTCCGGCCGGCCCGGCAGGTCTCCGGGGATTTCTACGACGCCTTCCCCCTGGCCGGCGGCAGTCTCCTGGCCCTGGTGGTGGCCGATGTCTGCGACAAGGGGGTGGGCGCCGCCCTGTTCATGGTCCTCTTCCGCAGCCTCATCCGGGCCTTCTCTGCCCAGGCCTTTGCCGAGACCGGACCAGCCAACCGGGCCCAGGCCCTGGAGTGGGCGGTGGCCCAGACCAACGACTACATCGCCGGCACCCACGGCCGCCAGAACATGTTCGCCACCCTGTTTGCCGGCATCCTGGAGCCGGCCGCTGGCCGGCTGCTCTACGTGGACGCCGGCCTGGGGAGCAGCGTGGTGTTCGGGCCTGGCGGCCGGCAGCGGCGGCTGCCCACCACCGGCCCGGCCCTGGGCCTTTTTGCCGGCCTGCCGATGCAAGTCGGTGCAGCGGCGCTCACGGAGGGGGAGGGGCTGTTCGTCTTCACGGACGGCGCCGTGGAGGCGGTGGATGGCCAGGGTCACATGCTGGGTGAGGCGCGGCTCTTGGCAGGCCTGCACCAGGCGGCGGCCAGCGGGGGGGAAGTCGCTCAGCGATTGGGGGCAGCGGTATCGGCCCACATGGGAGCCGCCGAGCCGTTCGACGATGTCACCATGCTGGTGGCGCAGCGGCTCAGCCGATCTGGTATTCCTTGATCTTGTAGAGGAGGGCGGGCAGGCTCAGCTCCAGCAGGATGGAGGCCTGGGTCTTGTTGCCCTTGGTCTGGGCCAGGGCGCGCTCGATGAGGCTCTTCTCCATGATCTTGGCGTTCTTCTTGACCGACAGCTCATCCGGCAGCGGCGTGGCCGGAATCAGCTGGCGGCCGGGCTCCAGGATCTCCGGCGACAGGAGATCAGGGCCCAGGGTCTGGCCTTCGG is a window encoding:
- a CDS encoding ATP-binding protein, which translates into the protein MSQTPAERRPGPGPAEAAARPRASFCLANRLSELSVLARQLEAFGRAGGLSRRLVLEINLALEELFTNIVSHGFTDQTEHFVHFDLTCDEERVIIRVEDDAPFFDPLAACSPDLCCSLEQRPVGGLGVHLIRCFMNGLVYERRGERNILMLEKRRPAPGRPEGARHGDH
- a CDS encoding STAS domain-containing protein, giving the protein MEIIEERQEATHIFHLHGRLDSHTASQLEDRLQGSLHGQTRSLIIDCSDLEYVSSAGLRVILKATKEMQRQEGRLILCAMQDYVREVFDVSGFSTFIPIVPGVTEALRTL
- a CDS encoding PilZ domain-containing protein, which produces MTGNDDRRNSSRQPARLPIMYARHQEHPYCFYGGFLGNTSSGGLYFESRYPLGPGDSIALHEAPDGPGKERDFLLAPCAAEVCWCQDLSGPAGPRYGIGVRFQEPAAAADWAAQILDLAPGGQKS
- a CDS encoding SpoIIE family protein phosphatase, which gives rise to MTADALLTALAKAKEEAEARARELAIINRFAQAIGSTLDLDAILQTICREMVSIFEARNTGIGLLSPEGQALTLVAFHAASPQESDVTGLTIPLAGYPATQYVIRTGRPIVVPDVQHNPLTASFHAVLSARGTTCLMIVPLMARGEVIGTIGIPTSDPVRIFTPQEVSLAQTIAGQIAGAIANARLHAASERARQVAERDLEIGRQIQTGFFPETLPRAPGWEIGAFFRPARQVSGDFYDAFPLAGGSLLALVVADVCDKGVGAALFMVLFRSLIRAFSAQAFAETGPANRAQALEWAVAQTNDYIAGTHGRQNMFATLFAGILEPAAGRLLYVDAGLGSSVVFGPGGRQRRLPTTGPALGLFAGLPMQVGAAALTEGEGLFVFTDGAVEAVDGQGHMLGEARLLAGLHQAAASGGEVAQRLGAAVSAHMGAAEPFDDVTMLVAQRLSRSGIP